Proteins from a genomic interval of Pseudomonadota bacterium:
- the rplD gene encoding 50S ribosomal protein L4: MKLHKAAGGSDIQVSETAFGSKFNEALIHQVVTAYMAGARSGTKGQKNRSSARGGGAKPWRQKGTGRARAGTIRSPIWVGGGRTFAAKTRDHSQKVNRKMYRSAIRSMLSELVRQDRLVVIDTLELAEPKTKLLVQKLKEFGLDNVLIIIEAFDENVFLAARNLHNVDVLDATALDPVSLVRFEKVLITVPAVKMIEERLR, from the coding sequence CTGAAATTGCACAAGGCTGCAGGCGGTTCCGATATCCAGGTTTCCGAAACGGCTTTTGGCAGCAAATTTAATGAAGCACTGATCCACCAGGTGGTCACAGCGTACATGGCCGGTGCGCGCAGCGGCACCAAGGGGCAGAAAAACCGCTCTTCCGCACGCGGCGGCGGCGCCAAGCCCTGGCGCCAGAAAGGCACGGGCCGGGCACGCGCGGGCACGATCCGCAGCCCGATCTGGGTCGGCGGCGGGCGCACATTTGCCGCCAAGACACGTGACCACAGCCAGAAGGTCAACCGCAAGATGTATCGCAGCGCGATTCGTTCGATGCTGTCCGAGCTGGTCCGTCAGGATCGGCTGGTCGTTATCGACACGCTGGAGCTTGCAGAGCCGAAAACGAAACTGCTGGTGCAGAAGCTGAAGGAGTTCGGTCTGGACAATGTCCTGATCATTATTGAAGCCTTTGATGAAAATGTGTTTCTGGCCGCGCGCAACCTTCACAACGTCGATGTGCTGGATGCGACGGCACTGGATCCGGTCAGCCTCGTGCGTTTCGAAAAGGTGCTGATCACCGTTCCGGCGGTCAAAATGATCGAGGAGCGCCTGCGATGA
- the rplC gene encoding 50S ribosomal protein L3, whose translation MALGLVGRKCGMTRVFTDAGVSIPVTVIEALPNRVTQVKTVENDGYRALQVTTGTRKLSHVSKAIAGHFAKAGQELGRGLWEFRLQNDEGADFPAGSEIKVDFFENGQKVDVEGTSIGKGYAGVIKRHHFQMQDATHGNSLAHRAPGSIGQNQTPGRVFKGKKMAGHMGNVRRTSQNLEVVRVDVERNLLLVKGAVPGNAGGDVIIRPAVKGGK comes from the coding sequence ATGGCACTTGGTCTGGTTGGCCGCAAATGCGGTATGACTCGCGTGTTTACGGACGCCGGAGTATCGATTCCGGTCACCGTCATTGAGGCGTTGCCGAATCGGGTCACCCAGGTAAAGACCGTGGAAAACGACGGCTATCGCGCGCTCCAGGTCACCACCGGTACGCGCAAGCTCTCGCATGTCAGTAAAGCCATTGCCGGACACTTCGCCAAGGCCGGGCAGGAGCTGGGCCGCGGTCTGTGGGAATTCCGCCTGCAAAACGACGAAGGAGCCGATTTTCCAGCCGGGTCCGAAATAAAGGTCGATTTTTTCGAAAATGGCCAGAAAGTCGATGTCGAGGGTACCTCCATCGGTAAAGGTTACGCTGGCGTTATCAAGCGGCATCATTTCCAAATGCAGGACGCGACCCACGGTAACTCGCTGGCCCACCGGGCCCCGGGCTCCATCGGTCAGAACCAGACCCCGGGCCGCGTATTCAAGGGCAAGAAAATGGCTGGGCACATGGGCAACGTGCGCCGCACCTCGCAGAACCTGGAAGTGGTTCGCGTGGATGTGGAGCGCAACCTGCTGCTGGTCAAGGGAGCTGTCCCGGGTAATGCCGGCGGCGACGTGATCATTCGTCCGGCGGTCAAAGGCGGGAAGTAG
- the rpsJ gene encoding 30S ribosomal protein S10 — MASNQNIRIRLKSFDHRLIDTSAREIVETAKRTGAHVKGPVPLPTKMERFTVLISPHVNKDARDQYELRTHKRLMDIVDPTDKTVDALMKLELPAGVDVQIKLN; from the coding sequence ATGGCAAGCAATCAGAATATCCGTATACGGCTGAAATCGTTCGATCACAGGCTGATCGATACCTCGGCCAGGGAAATTGTCGAAACAGCGAAGCGGACTGGCGCCCACGTGAAAGGTCCGGTGCCTTTGCCGACCAAGATGGAGCGCTTTACGGTGCTGATTTCGCCCCATGTTAACAAGGACGCCAGGGACCAGTACGAGCTGCGCACCCACAAGCGGCTGATGGACATCGTGGACCCGACCGACAAGACCGTGGATGCACTGATGAAGCTTGAATTGCCGGCGGGTGTGGACGTCCAGATTAAATTGAACTAG
- the tuf gene encoding elongation factor Tu — protein sequence MSKEKFERTKPHINVGTIGHVDHGKTTLTAALTKLMAEKHGGEYRAYDQIDNAPEEKARGITIATAHVEYESANRHYAHVDCPGHADYVKNMITGAAQMDGAILVVSAADGPMPQTREHILLARQVGVPYILVYMNKADMVDDAELIELVEMEIRELLSIYEFPGDDTPIVVGSALKALEGDDSDIGVASVLKLVEEMDRYIPLPERAIDGDFLMPVEDVFSISGRGTVETGRLDRGVVHVGDEVEIVGINETTKTTCTGVEMFRKLLDEGMAGDNVGVLLRGTKREEVERGQVLAKPGSIHPHTKFEAEVYVLTKEEGGRHTPFFKGYRPQFYFRTTDVTGAVYLPDGTEMVMPGDNVQVTVELIAPIAMEEGLRFAIREGGRTVGAGVVAKIIE from the coding sequence GTGTCCAAGGAAAAATTTGAACGTACGAAGCCGCATATCAACGTAGGCACGATTGGTCATGTGGATCATGGCAAGACGACGCTGACGGCGGCATTGACCAAGCTGATGGCTGAGAAGCACGGCGGCGAGTATCGTGCGTATGATCAGATTGACAATGCACCGGAAGAGAAGGCGCGGGGGATCACGATCGCGACGGCGCACGTGGAGTACGAGAGCGCAAATCGGCATTACGCCCACGTTGACTGCCCGGGTCATGCCGATTACGTGAAGAACATGATCACCGGGGCGGCGCAGATGGATGGCGCGATTTTGGTGGTCTCGGCGGCCGATGGCCCGATGCCGCAGACCCGCGAGCATATCCTGCTGGCCCGCCAGGTGGGCGTGCCGTACATCCTGGTGTATATGAATAAGGCGGACATGGTGGATGACGCCGAGCTGATCGAGCTGGTGGAGATGGAGATCCGTGAGCTGCTGTCGATTTACGAGTTCCCGGGCGATGACACGCCGATCGTGGTGGGTTCGGCGCTGAAGGCGCTGGAAGGCGACGACAGCGATATCGGCGTAGCCAGCGTATTGAAGCTGGTTGAGGAAATGGACCGCTATATTCCCTTGCCCGAGCGTGCGATCGACGGTGATTTCCTGATGCCGGTCGAGGATGTGTTTTCGATTTCCGGTCGCGGCACGGTGGAGACCGGGCGTCTCGACCGCGGGGTTGTGCATGTGGGCGACGAGGTGGAGATCGTCGGGATCAACGAGACCACCAAGACCACCTGTACCGGTGTAGAGATGTTCCGCAAGCTGCTCGACGAGGGGATGGCTGGCGACAACGTGGGGGTTTTGCTGCGCGGCACCAAGCGCGAGGAAGTGGAGCGCGGCCAGGTGCTGGCGAAGCCGGGTTCGATCCACCCGCACACCAAGTTTGAAGCCGAGGTGTATGTGCTGACCAAGGAAGAAGGCGGTCGTCACACGCCGTTTTTCAAAGGCTATAGGCCGCAGTTTTATTTTCGGACCACCGATGTCACCGGCGCGGTATACCTGCCCGATGGCACCGAGATGGTGATGCCGGGCGACAATGTGCAGGTCACGGTTGAGTTGATTGCACCGATCGCCATGGAAGAGGGTCTGCGCTTTGCCATCCGTGAGGGTGGCCGGACCGTCGGCGCCGGCGTCGTCGCCAAGATCATCGAGTAA
- the fusA gene encoding elongation factor G has protein sequence MPRTTPIDRYRNIGIMAHIDAGKTTTTERILFYTGVSHKIGEVHDGAAVMDWMEQEQERGITITSAATTCFWSGMNKQFPEHRINIIDTPGHVDFTIEVERSLRVLDSAVAVFCSVGGVEPQSETVWRQANKYGVPRMAFINKMDRAGADFFRVLQQIKERLGGNPVALQIPIGAEEHFEGVIDLLQMKAIYWDDSTQGTSYEAREIPEEMRAAAEKWREIMVEAAAEADEVLLEKYIEEGDLSREEIVRGLRRRTINNEIVPTVCGSAFKNKGVQAVLDIIIELLPSPIDVAAIQGELENGEKEERPADDDQPFAALAFKIATDPFVGSLTFFRVYSGVLKSGDTVYNPVKGRKERIGRILQMHANDRTEIKEVFAGDIAAAVGLKDVNTGDTLSDPKHIITLERMEFPEPVIAVAVEPKTKADQEKMGMALSKLAKEDPSFRVHTDEESGQTIISGMGELHLDIIVDRMRREFNVESNVGRPQVAYRETIRTMVEQQGKFIRQSGGRGQYGHVYIRIEPVEPGSGYEFENAIVGGSVPKEYINAVDKGIQEQMCNGVIAGYPVVDCKVTLYDGSYHDVDSSEMAFKIAGSMAFRDGALKADPVLLEPIMAVEVVSPEDYMGDVMGDLNRRRGQPSGMEDSPAGKLIRAEVPLAEMFGYATTLRSMSQGRATYTMEFAKYAQVPHSVADDVIKKAS, from the coding sequence GTGCCACGGACCACGCCCATCGATCGCTACCGCAATATCGGCATCATGGCCCATATTGATGCGGGCAAGACGACGACGACCGAGCGCATCCTGTTTTATACCGGTGTCTCCCACAAGATCGGTGAAGTGCACGATGGGGCTGCTGTCATGGATTGGATGGAACAGGAGCAGGAACGGGGGATCACCATTACCTCGGCGGCGACGACCTGTTTCTGGTCCGGGATGAACAAGCAGTTCCCGGAGCACCGGATCAATATTATCGATACACCCGGACACGTTGATTTTACGATCGAGGTCGAGCGTTCACTGCGCGTGCTGGACAGCGCTGTCGCGGTGTTCTGTTCGGTCGGCGGGGTCGAACCCCAGTCGGAAACGGTTTGGCGTCAGGCCAACAAGTATGGCGTGCCGCGCATGGCTTTTATCAACAAGATGGACCGGGCCGGCGCCGACTTTTTTCGTGTCCTTCAGCAGATCAAGGAGCGTCTTGGCGGCAACCCGGTTGCCTTGCAGATCCCGATCGGCGCCGAGGAGCATTTCGAAGGCGTCATCGACTTGCTGCAGATGAAGGCGATCTACTGGGACGATTCAACCCAGGGCACCAGTTATGAGGCACGCGAGATTCCCGAAGAAATGCGGGCGGCTGCCGAGAAATGGCGCGAGATCATGGTCGAGGCCGCAGCCGAGGCCGACGAGGTTTTGCTCGAGAAATACATCGAAGAGGGCGACCTGAGCCGCGAAGAAATTGTTCGTGGCCTGCGCCGGCGCACCATTAACAACGAAATCGTACCAACTGTCTGTGGTTCCGCGTTCAAAAACAAGGGCGTACAGGCGGTGCTGGACATAATTATCGAGTTGCTGCCTTCGCCGATCGATGTGGCGGCCATCCAGGGCGAGTTGGAGAACGGTGAGAAAGAAGAGCGCCCAGCGGATGACGATCAGCCGTTTGCGGCGCTGGCGTTCAAGATTGCCACCGACCCGTTCGTCGGTTCGCTGACCTTTTTCCGCGTTTATTCGGGTGTGCTCAAGTCGGGCGACACGGTTTACAACCCGGTCAAGGGCCGCAAAGAGCGGATTGGCCGGATTTTGCAGATGCACGCCAACGATCGTACCGAAATCAAGGAAGTATTTGCTGGCGATATAGCTGCTGCGGTCGGCCTGAAGGATGTCAACACGGGCGATACGCTGTCCGATCCAAAGCACATAATCACGCTGGAACGCATGGAATTCCCGGAGCCGGTCATCGCCGTTGCGGTCGAACCGAAAACCAAGGCCGATCAGGAAAAGATGGGTATGGCGCTTAGCAAACTGGCCAAGGAAGACCCGTCGTTCAGGGTGCATACCGATGAGGAATCGGGCCAGACCATCATCTCGGGCATGGGCGAACTGCACCTCGATATCATCGTTGACCGCATGCGCCGTGAATTTAACGTGGAATCCAATGTTGGCAGGCCCCAGGTGGCCTATCGCGAAACCATTCGTACGATGGTCGAACAGCAAGGCAAGTTTATTCGGCAATCCGGCGGCCGCGGTCAGTATGGTCACGTGTATATCCGGATCGAGCCAGTCGAGCCCGGCTCCGGTTATGAATTTGAGAACGCCATCGTCGGCGGTTCGGTTCCGAAGGAATACATCAATGCCGTGGACAAGGGCATCCAGGAACAAATGTGTAATGGCGTAATCGCCGGGTATCCGGTCGTCGATTGCAAAGTAACCCTTTACGACGGTTCCTATCACGACGTCGACTCGAGTGAGATGGCGTTCAAGATCGCCGGTTCAATGGCGTTCAGGGATGGCGCGCTCAAGGCCGACCCGGTGTTGCTCGAGCCGATCATGGCGGTAGAGGTGGTATCGCCGGAGGACTACATGGGCGACGTAATGGGCGACCTTAACCGCCGTCGTGGCCAGCCATCGGGCATGGAAGACAGCCCCGCCGGCAAGCTGATCCGTGCCGAGGTGCCGCTGGCCGAGATGTTCGGCTACGCGACTACGCTGCGCTCCATGTCACAGGGCCGCGCGACTTACACGATGGAGTTCGCCAAGTACGCCCAGGTGCCGCATAGCGTGGCGGACGACGTCATTAAAAAAGCGTCCTGA
- the rpsG gene encoding 30S ribosomal protein S7, translating to MSRRVSAPKRVILPDPKHGSELLAKFMNMVMNDGKKSVAEKVIYGALDRIAEKKSLSDEQAIELLEQALENVKPQVEVKSRRVGGATYQVPVEVRLVRRQTLAMRWIIDAARKRSEKSMAHRLANELMDASENRGAAAKKREDTHRMAEANKAFAHFRW from the coding sequence ATGTCCAGACGTGTATCCGCTCCAAAACGTGTAATTCTCCCGGATCCCAAGCACGGTAGTGAACTGCTTGCGAAATTCATGAATATGGTCATGAACGACGGCAAGAAGTCGGTGGCCGAGAAAGTGATCTATGGCGCGCTGGACCGCATTGCCGAGAAAAAGTCATTGAGCGATGAGCAGGCCATCGAATTGCTGGAGCAGGCGCTGGAAAACGTCAAACCCCAGGTTGAGGTGAAGTCCCGCCGTGTCGGTGGCGCCACCTACCAGGTTCCGGTCGAAGTCCGGCTGGTTCGCCGGCAAACTCTGGCCATGCGCTGGATTATCGATGCCGCACGCAAGCGCAGCGAAAAGTCCATGGCGCATCGCCTGGCGAATGAACTGATGGACGCGTCGGAAAACCGTGGCGCTGCCGCCAAAAAGCGTGAAGACACGCATCGTATGGCAGAAGCCAACAAGGCTTTCGCCCATTTCCGCTGGTAG
- the rpsL gene encoding 30S ribosomal protein S12, giving the protein MATVNQLVRKARKKRVAKSTVPALEASPQKRGVCTRVYTTTPKKPNSALRKVARVRLTNGFEVTSYIGGEGHNLQEHSVVLIRGGRVKDLPGVRYHTIRGTLDCAGVSDRRKGRSKYGAKKPKS; this is encoded by the coding sequence ATGGCGACAGTAAATCAATTGGTCCGCAAGGCGCGCAAAAAGCGGGTTGCGAAAAGCACGGTTCCGGCTCTCGAAGCCAGCCCGCAAAAGCGTGGCGTGTGTACGCGTGTCTACACGACAACGCCGAAGAAGCCGAACTCGGCTCTGCGGAAAGTGGCCCGGGTCCGCCTGACCAATGGTTTTGAAGTGACCAGTTACATCGGTGGCGAAGGGCATAACCTCCAGGAGCACTCGGTGGTTCTGATTCGAGGTGGCCGGGTCAAGGATTTGCCGGGTGTCCGTTACCACACGATTCGGGGAACCCTGGATTGCGCCGGTGTATCCGACCGGCGCAAGGGCCGCTCCAAGTACGGCGCCAAGAAACCCAAGTCCTGA
- the rpoC gene encoding DNA-directed RNA polymerase subunit beta', with amino-acid sequence MRDLLKFAKQLTPNDDFDAIRIGLASPEMIRSWSWGEVKKPETINYRTFKPERDGLFCAKIFGPNKDYECLCGKYKRLKHRGVVCEKCGVEVVQSKVRRERMGHIELASPVAHIWFLKSLPSRIGLMLDMTLREIERILYFEAFVVIDPGMTPLERGQLLSDEAYLDTIEQHGDDFDARMGAEAVYQLLGSLDLNAEVVKVREDMDATGSETKLKRLSKRLKLLESFISSGNHPKWMVLTVLPVLPPDLRPLVPLDGGRFATSDLNDLYRRVINRNNRLRRLLELNAPDIIVRNEKRMLQESVDALLDNGRRGRAITGTNKRPLKSLADMIKGKQGRFRQNLLGKRVDYSGRSVIVVGPTLKLHQCGLPKKMALELFKPFIFSKLQLRGEAATIKSAKRLVEREGPEVWDILEEVIREHPVMLNRAPTLHRLGIQAFEPVLIEGKAIQLHPLVCTAFNADFDGDQMAVHVPLSIEAQLEARALMMASNNILSPANGDPIIVPSQDVVLGLYYMSRERINARGEGSMFADVAEVHRAYENRHVELQALVKARIKLTMFDEQGEKTTTCKVYDTTVGRALLSEILPEGLSFDLVNQTMDKKAISRVINACYRDVGLKETVVFADRLMYTGFHYATRAGISICANDMVVPDEKAEILTAAEAEVKEIQDQYSSGLLTDGERYNKVVDIWSRTNDQVANAMMKELGTEVVVNAKGEKVSQESFNSIYMMADSGARGSAAQIRQLAGMRGLMAKPDGSIIEAPITANFREGLDVLQYFISTHGARKGLADTALKTANSGYLTRRLVDVAQDLVVTEEDCGTTAGLIMTPLVEGGDVVEPLSERVLGRVLVRDVVKPGRKKEVVATTGTLLDEHWVDMLEQNQIDSVMVRSPIACETLYGVCASCYGRDLGRGDRINIGEAVGVIAAQSIGEPGTQLTMRTFHIGGAASRAAAVNSVEIKSKGTAHLRHIKTVQHAKGHLVAVSRSGELGVMDEYGRERERYKIPYGAMITIRDGAKVEPGQMVATWDPHTHPVVTEVDGYIRFEDFEDGVAVSRQVDEFTGLTSIEVLDAKQRTAVGRDLRPTVTLMDKKGKDAKPVCFANTDIPAVYALPAGALVNKEDGAKVSVGDVLARIPQETSKTRDITGGLPRVADLFEARKPKEASILAEHTGTVSYGKETKGKRRLVITDENGEAHEELIPKWRHLNVFEGEQVERGEEIADGEPNPHDILRLQGVEQLADYLVREIQDVYRLQGVKINDKHIEVIIRQMLRKVEIKDPGDTRLLKGEQLDRARLIELNQEMERMNKKQAELTPVLLGITKASLATESFISAASFQETTRVLTEAAVRGLRDDLRGLKENVIVGRLIPAGTGMSYHRKRRRSKAEALADQLIQIPAAEEAEAETATVEAPGAIEEAVQAQAAETAAPVLVKEAKEAADEQA; translated from the coding sequence ATGAGAGATTTACTGAAATTTGCAAAGCAGCTGACTCCGAACGACGATTTCGATGCGATTCGCATCGGGCTGGCGTCGCCGGAAATGATCCGTTCGTGGTCCTGGGGTGAAGTCAAAAAACCTGAGACCATCAATTACAGGACCTTCAAGCCGGAACGCGATGGCTTGTTCTGCGCCAAGATTTTCGGCCCGAACAAGGATTACGAATGTCTTTGCGGCAAGTACAAGCGCCTGAAGCATCGTGGCGTGGTCTGCGAGAAATGCGGTGTCGAGGTCGTTCAGTCGAAGGTGCGCCGCGAGCGTATGGGCCACATCGAACTGGCCAGCCCGGTTGCGCATATCTGGTTTTTGAAATCATTGCCGTCGCGTATCGGCCTGATGCTGGATATGACGCTGCGCGAAATCGAGCGCATCCTCTATTTCGAGGCCTTCGTCGTTATCGACCCCGGCATGACGCCGCTGGAGCGTGGGCAACTGCTTTCGGACGAGGCCTATCTGGATACCATCGAACAACATGGCGATGATTTTGACGCCAGGATGGGCGCGGAGGCGGTTTATCAACTGCTGGGGAGCCTGGACCTCAACGCCGAAGTCGTGAAAGTCCGCGAGGACATGGATGCCACCGGTTCGGAGACCAAGCTAAAAAGGTTGTCCAAGAGGCTGAAGCTGCTGGAATCTTTTATCTCCTCGGGCAACCACCCGAAGTGGATGGTGCTGACCGTCCTGCCGGTGCTGCCACCGGACCTGCGTCCGCTGGTGCCGCTTGATGGCGGCCGTTTTGCGACTTCCGATCTGAACGATTTATACCGCCGCGTTATTAACCGCAACAACCGCCTGCGCCGGCTGTTGGAGTTGAACGCACCGGATATCATCGTGCGCAACGAAAAACGTATGTTGCAGGAATCGGTCGATGCGCTGCTCGACAACGGCAGGCGCGGCCGTGCGATCACCGGCACCAACAAACGCCCGCTGAAGTCGCTGGCTGACATGATCAAGGGCAAGCAGGGGCGGTTTCGCCAGAACCTGCTCGGCAAGCGAGTGGACTACTCCGGCCGTTCGGTCATCGTGGTCGGTCCTACGCTGAAACTGCACCAATGCGGGTTGCCAAAGAAAATGGCGCTCGAGCTATTTAAACCCTTTATTTTCAGCAAGTTACAATTGCGTGGCGAAGCGGCGACGATCAAATCCGCGAAACGCCTGGTTGAACGCGAAGGCCCGGAAGTCTGGGATATCCTCGAAGAGGTGATTCGCGAGCACCCGGTAATGCTCAATCGGGCGCCGACGCTGCATCGCCTGGGCATCCAGGCATTCGAGCCGGTGCTGATCGAAGGCAAAGCGATCCAGCTTCACCCGCTGGTCTGTACGGCGTTTAATGCCGACTTCGATGGCGACCAGATGGCGGTTCATGTGCCCTTGTCGATCGAGGCGCAACTCGAAGCGCGCGCGCTGATGATGGCATCGAACAATATTCTTTCGCCGGCCAATGGTGACCCGATTATCGTGCCGTCACAGGATGTGGTGCTCGGTCTTTATTACATGTCGCGGGAGCGCATTAATGCGCGCGGTGAAGGCAGTATGTTTGCCGACGTCGCCGAAGTACATCGTGCCTACGAGAACAGGCACGTTGAGCTGCAGGCCCTGGTCAAGGCCCGGATAAAGCTAACGATGTTCGATGAACAAGGGGAGAAAACCACAACCTGCAAGGTTTACGACACCACCGTGGGGCGCGCGCTGCTCAGCGAGATATTGCCCGAGGGGCTGTCATTCGACCTGGTTAATCAGACCATGGACAAGAAAGCGATTTCGCGAGTCATCAACGCTTGCTACCGCGACGTCGGTCTGAAAGAAACGGTCGTTTTCGCCGATCGCCTGATGTACACCGGATTTCACTATGCAACGCGTGCCGGTATATCCATCTGCGCTAACGACATGGTTGTGCCGGATGAAAAGGCGGAGATCCTGACGGCGGCCGAAGCCGAGGTAAAGGAAATCCAGGATCAGTACTCCTCCGGATTGCTGACCGATGGCGAGCGCTATAACAAGGTCGTGGATATCTGGTCGCGTACCAATGATCAGGTGGCCAACGCGATGATGAAAGAGTTAGGCACCGAAGTGGTGGTTAACGCCAAAGGCGAGAAGGTCAGCCAGGAATCCTTTAACTCAATTTATATGATGGCTGATTCGGGGGCTCGTGGTTCGGCGGCACAGATCAGGCAACTGGCCGGGATGCGTGGACTGATGGCCAAACCGGATGGCTCGATTATCGAGGCGCCGATTACCGCGAATTTCCGGGAAGGCCTGGATGTCCTGCAGTACTTTATCTCCACTCACGGCGCGCGCAAGGGTCTGGCCGACACTGCACTGAAAACTGCGAACTCGGGTTACCTGACACGACGCCTGGTCGATGTTGCGCAGGACCTGGTCGTCACAGAGGAAGATTGTGGCACCACGGCCGGTCTGATAATGACTCCGTTGGTCGAAGGCGGTGACGTGGTCGAACCGCTGAGCGAGCGTGTGCTGGGCAGAGTCCTGGTCAGGGACGTCGTCAAACCCGGAAGAAAAAAAGAGGTGGTCGCGACGACCGGTACGCTGTTGGATGAGCACTGGGTGGATATGCTGGAGCAGAACCAGATCGACTCCGTAATGGTCCGCTCGCCGATCGCTTGTGAAACCCTGTATGGAGTCTGCGCAAGCTGTTATGGGCGCGATCTGGGTCGTGGCGATCGGATCAACATCGGCGAAGCCGTGGGTGTAATTGCCGCGCAATCGATCGGTGAACCCGGTACCCAGCTGACGATGCGGACCTTCCATATCGGTGGCGCCGCATCGCGTGCCGCAGCCGTCAACAGCGTTGAGATCAAGAGCAAAGGCACGGCACACCTGCGCCACATCAAGACTGTGCAGCACGCCAAGGGGCATCTGGTCGCGGTATCGCGTTCAGGCGAGCTTGGCGTGATGGACGAATACGGTCGCGAACGCGAGCGTTACAAGATCCCCTACGGTGCGATGATTACGATCCGCGACGGGGCAAAAGTCGAGCCAGGGCAAATGGTCGCGACCTGGGACCCGCACACCCACCCGGTCGTCACCGAAGTGGACGGATACATCCGCTTTGAGGACTTTGAAGATGGCGTGGCCGTCAGCCGCCAGGTCGATGAGTTTACCGGCCTGACCAGCATCGAAGTACTGGATGCCAAGCAGCGCACGGCTGTGGGCCGCGATCTGCGTCCGACCGTCACGCTGATGGACAAAAAGGGTAAGGACGCCAAGCCGGTTTGTTTTGCCAATACCGATATTCCCGCGGTCTACGCCTTGCCAGCGGGAGCGCTGGTCAACAAGGAAGACGGCGCCAAGGTGTCTGTCGGTGATGTGCTTGCGAGGATACCGCAGGAAACCTCGAAGACCCGTGATATCACGGGTGGTCTGCCGCGCGTGGCCGATCTTTTCGAGGCCCGCAAGCCGAAAGAAGCATCGATTCTGGCCGAACATACCGGTACGGTTAGTTATGGCAAGGAAACCAAGGGTAAGCGCCGCCTCGTGATCACCGATGAGAACGGCGAGGCACACGAGGAGTTGATCCCAAAATGGCGGCACCTGAACGTGTTCGAAGGCGAGCAGGTCGAGCGCGGCGAAGAAATTGCCGATGGCGAGCCCAATCCGCATGACATTCTGCGTTTGCAGGGAGTAGAGCAGCTGGCTGACTACCTGGTTCGCGAAATCCAGGACGTTTATCGGCTGCAGGGCGTTAAAATCAACGACAAGCATATCGAGGTGATCATTCGCCAGATGCTGCGCAAAGTTGAGATCAAGGATCCGGGCGATACCCGCCTGTTGAAGGGCGAACAGCTGGATCGCGCCAGGCTGATCGAGTTGAACCAGGAAATGGAACGCATGAACAAGAAGCAGGCCGAGCTCACGCCGGTGCTGCTGGGCATCACCAAGGCCTCGCTGGCCACCGAATCGTTCATTTCGGCGGCCTCTTTCCAGGAAACGACCCGGGTTCTGACCGAGGCAGCCGTTCGCGGTTTGCGCGACGATCTTAGGGGACTGAAGGAGAACGTGATCGTCGGACGCCTGATACCCGCCGGTACCGGCATGTCGTATCACCGCAAACGGCGCCGTTCGAAGGCTGAAGCGCTGGCGGATCAGTTGATTCAGATCCCCGCTGCTGAAGAAGCCGAGGCAGAAACTGCCACGGTGGAGGCACCGGGCGCTATCGAAGAAGCAGTCCAGGCTCAGGCCGCGGAAACGGCTGCGCCGGTGCTTGTCAAGGAGGCCAAAGAGGCAGCGGACGAGCAGGCCTGA